Proteins found in one Microthrixaceae bacterium genomic segment:
- a CDS encoding NAD-dependent epimerase/dehydratase family protein: MRALVTGGAGFIGSTLVDRLLAEGHSVDVIDSLSSGKLSNLAEARSNRDHDLTFHQIDIRNAEVVTLIERRKPEVIFHLAAQADVRVSVSDPALDASINILGGINVLEGARRAETRKVVFASSGGTIYGEPDPSSLPVTEAAPQRPESPYGVSKKVFTDYLVAYNTLYGLDFTSLALANVYGPRQDPHGEAGVVSIFAGRLLAGEPCTIFGDGTQTRDFVFVDDVVDAFVRAATRGDGILFNIGTGREVSVNELYTSMATAADVSEPAIYAPARTGELDRISLSAAKAAVHLGWESWTHLDAGTSAVIEWARGEQSAP, from the coding sequence ATGCGCGCGTTGGTGACCGGTGGTGCGGGGTTCATCGGGTCGACCCTCGTCGACCGACTGCTCGCCGAGGGCCACTCGGTCGACGTCATCGACAGTCTCTCGTCGGGCAAACTGTCGAATCTCGCCGAGGCCCGGTCGAATCGCGACCACGACCTCACGTTTCACCAGATCGACATTCGTAACGCCGAGGTCGTCACCCTGATCGAACGCCGCAAGCCCGAGGTGATCTTTCACCTCGCCGCGCAGGCCGACGTGCGGGTCTCCGTATCGGATCCCGCACTCGATGCATCCATCAACATTCTCGGTGGCATCAACGTGTTGGAGGGCGCTCGCCGCGCCGAAACCCGTAAGGTCGTGTTCGCCTCGAGCGGCGGCACCATCTACGGGGAACCGGACCCGTCCTCGCTGCCGGTGACCGAGGCTGCGCCCCAGCGGCCCGAGTCGCCTTACGGCGTGAGCAAGAAGGTGTTCACCGACTATCTCGTCGCCTACAACACGCTCTACGGACTCGACTTCACCTCGCTGGCGTTGGCCAACGTGTACGGCCCGCGCCAGGACCCGCACGGGGAGGCAGGGGTGGTGTCCATCTTCGCCGGGCGACTGCTCGCCGGTGAACCGTGCACGATCTTCGGCGACGGGACCCAGACCCGAGATTTCGTTTTCGTCGACGACGTGGTCGACGCGTTCGTGCGCGCGGCCACCCGCGGCGACGGAATCCTGTTCAACATCGGCACGGGCCGCGAGGTGTCGGTCAACGAGTTGTACACCTCGATGGCGACGGCGGCCGACGTGAGCGAACCGGCGATCTACGCTCCGGCGAGAACCGGCGAACTCGACCGAATCTCGTTGAGCGCAGCCAAGGCCGCGGTGCACCTGGGCTGGGAGTCGTGGACCCACCTCGACGCCGGCACGAGCGCGGTGATCGAGTGGGCCCGCGGCGAACAGAGCGCACCGTGA
- a CDS encoding glycosyltransferase family 4 protein, with translation MTAQRPRVALTLEQCWHEVPGGTARAALELVDALRSRDNVAMVGIAARHNSPPAEAYRPSIPVEHVALPRLAMYESWHWLRRPLVESTTGPVDLVHATGIAVPPTKVPLVATLHDLAFLHLPEMYTRRGNAFFRRALELTRRHAAIVCCSSLATLEDCAEAGIDRSRLRHVPLGVDIRPVTDDDRQRVRRRYGLERPFVLWTGTREPRKNLARLLDAFARADTGDAELVLVGPSGWHSDQTGLDAPQPKNVRTLGFVPRDDLDALYSCAEIFCFPSLLEGFGLPVVEAMGHGTAVITSLATSTEEVAGDAGVLIDPLDVDALASAIESLLADDERRARLGAAGWERAMGYTWDRCAELTEAVYAEALGR, from the coding sequence ATGACGGCGCAGCGACCGCGCGTCGCGTTGACCCTCGAGCAGTGCTGGCACGAGGTCCCCGGGGGCACCGCACGGGCGGCGCTCGAACTCGTCGACGCTCTGCGCAGTCGCGACAACGTTGCGATGGTCGGCATCGCGGCCCGACACAACTCGCCGCCCGCCGAGGCCTACCGACCGTCGATCCCCGTCGAACACGTCGCACTCCCCCGCCTCGCCATGTACGAGTCGTGGCACTGGCTGCGCCGACCGCTCGTTGAGTCGACGACCGGGCCGGTGGATCTCGTCCACGCCACGGGGATCGCGGTGCCTCCGACGAAGGTGCCCCTCGTCGCCACCCTGCACGACCTCGCGTTCCTCCACCTCCCCGAGATGTACACGCGCCGGGGCAACGCGTTCTTCCGGCGCGCCCTCGAACTCACGCGGCGACACGCCGCCATCGTGTGCTGCTCGTCGCTGGCGACCCTCGAAGACTGCGCGGAGGCCGGCATCGACCGCTCACGACTGCGCCACGTGCCCCTCGGGGTGGACATTCGTCCCGTCACCGACGACGACCGCCAACGGGTCCGGCGCCGGTACGGACTTGAGCGGCCATTCGTGTTGTGGACCGGAACCCGCGAGCCGCGCAAGAACCTGGCACGACTCCTCGACGCGTTCGCCCGGGCCGACACCGGCGACGCCGAACTCGTGCTCGTCGGGCCGAGCGGATGGCACAGCGATCAGACCGGCCTGGACGCACCGCAGCCCAAGAACGTGCGCACCCTCGGCTTCGTTCCCCGCGACGATCTCGACGCCCTCTATTCGTGTGCCGAGATCTTCTGCTTCCCGAGCCTGCTCGAGGGCTTCGGGCTTCCGGTCGTCGAGGCGATGGGGCACGGCACCGCGGTCATCACGAGCCTCGCCACGTCGACCGAGGAGGTGGCCGGCGACGCCGGTGTGCTGATCGACCCGCTCGACGTCGATGCCCTGGCGTCAGCGATTGAGTCGCTACTCGCGGATGATGAGCGTCGGGCTCGACTGGGTGCCGCCGGGTGGGAACGGGCAATGGGCTACACCTGGGACCGGTGCGCTGAGCTGACCGAGGCGGTATACGCCGAGGCCCTCGGCCGTTAA
- the cofD gene encoding 2-phospho-L-lactate transferase, with protein MQITTIAGGVGAARMLRALGATWGPSSLTAIVNVADDELVNGLPVSPDIDSILYTLAGANDEQRGWGLGGETWQAMSMLRRYAEANGRSDIGWFNLGDLDLGSHMYRAVRLAEGAALDVVTAEMARAWGLELRIVPVTNDRLSTKLHTEDGRLDFQEYFVREHHEVAVTGVEFDGTDTATAAPGVLGSIAGAEVIVIAPSNPIVSVGPVLAVPGVRDAIEARREVAVAVSPIIGGKALKGPADRLLRELGHESSALGVARMYVDLVSTMVIDTVDADLAPDIEALGMTVVVTDTIMSDLDIARRLALSTVEAITGTASSTPHAASGEPS; from the coding sequence ATGCAGATCACCACGATCGCCGGGGGGGTCGGAGCGGCGCGCATGTTGCGTGCCCTCGGCGCAACCTGGGGACCCTCGTCGCTGACCGCGATCGTCAACGTCGCCGACGACGAGCTTGTCAACGGGCTTCCCGTCTCCCCCGACATCGACTCGATCCTCTACACCCTCGCCGGGGCGAACGACGAGCAGCGCGGCTGGGGGCTCGGCGGCGAAACCTGGCAGGCGATGTCGATGCTTCGCCGCTACGCGGAGGCAAACGGGCGCAGCGATATCGGCTGGTTCAATCTCGGAGATCTCGACCTCGGCAGCCACATGTATCGGGCGGTCCGCCTCGCTGAGGGGGCGGCACTCGACGTCGTCACCGCGGAGATGGCCCGGGCGTGGGGGCTCGAGCTGCGAATCGTTCCGGTCACGAACGACCGTTTGTCCACCAAGCTCCACACCGAGGACGGTCGCCTGGACTTTCAGGAGTATTTCGTTCGAGAGCACCACGAGGTTGCGGTGACCGGGGTGGAGTTCGACGGAACCGACACCGCGACCGCGGCGCCCGGGGTTCTCGGTTCCATCGCCGGGGCCGAGGTCATCGTGATCGCACCGTCGAACCCGATCGTGTCGGTGGGCCCGGTGCTCGCCGTGCCCGGGGTTCGCGACGCGATCGAGGCCCGGCGCGAGGTTGCCGTGGCCGTGTCACCCATCATCGGGGGCAAGGCACTCAAGGGGCCCGCAGATCGCCTGCTGCGCGAGCTCGGCCACGAGTCCTCAGCGCTCGGGGTCGCCCGCATGTACGTCGACCTCGTCTCCACGATGGTGATCGACACCGTCGACGCCGATCTCGCCCCCGACATCGAGGCCCTCGGGATGACCGTGGTGGTAACCGACACGATCATGAGCGACCTCGACATCGCTCGCCGGCTCGCGCTCAGCACCGTCGAAGCGATCACCGGCACTGCATCCTCAACCCCCCACGCAGCATCGGGAGAGCCGTCATGA
- a CDS encoding glycosyltransferase family 4 protein: protein MRVAFLAPLPPPRTGQSLCDLAVLERLNTSHDVEVIATSKGELRQGVGSLRHLGATARQVWRTLVAAVRVRRSDADTIYLSPSQTVVGHAKDLLLLGAMGAAKRRRAVLHLHGGGFAHVLNGRWAPLTRRWFGSVGAVIVLGPSLRGQLSRVVDEERVVEVVNFAADELFVDPAVPPQRWQQVNDRPVEAEPITVLYLSSLFASKGYPAVIDAAHRFAAEGDDRVRFVIAGGAPDPSDLDAVVSAADALANLTYVGELDDTARAETLRRAAVVAVPTRYPWEGQPLAILEAYASGSVVAATDHAGISDVFVVGRNGPLLVGDTPQQIGTSLADALRSLLDDPSGSAAIARHNRDRAELFRRDRFADEVVQVLEHAAAGTSAGR from the coding sequence ATGCGAGTCGCGTTCTTGGCCCCGCTTCCTCCGCCCCGGACCGGCCAGAGTCTGTGCGACCTGGCGGTGCTTGAGCGCTTGAACACCAGCCATGACGTCGAGGTCATCGCCACGAGCAAAGGCGAGCTTCGCCAGGGGGTCGGTTCGTTGCGTCATCTCGGCGCAACCGCTCGTCAGGTGTGGCGGACCCTCGTTGCTGCAGTGCGCGTCCGGCGCAGCGACGCCGACACCATCTATCTGTCGCCGTCTCAGACCGTGGTCGGACACGCGAAGGACCTGTTGTTGCTCGGCGCGATGGGTGCCGCCAAGCGCAGACGCGCGGTCCTGCACCTGCACGGTGGTGGATTCGCACATGTGCTGAACGGCCGGTGGGCCCCGTTGACCCGCCGGTGGTTCGGTTCGGTCGGGGCGGTCATTGTGCTGGGCCCGAGCCTTCGTGGGCAGCTCTCGAGGGTGGTCGATGAGGAGCGCGTGGTGGAGGTGGTGAACTTCGCCGCGGACGAGCTCTTTGTCGATCCGGCGGTCCCACCGCAGCGTTGGCAGCAGGTGAACGACCGGCCGGTCGAGGCCGAGCCGATCACCGTGTTGTACTTGTCATCGTTGTTCGCATCGAAGGGATACCCGGCCGTCATCGACGCGGCCCACCGGTTCGCCGCTGAGGGCGACGACCGCGTGCGGTTCGTGATCGCGGGCGGCGCTCCCGACCCGAGCGATCTCGACGCCGTCGTGAGCGCTGCCGATGCGCTGGCGAACCTCACCTACGTCGGTGAACTCGACGACACGGCGCGTGCGGAGACGCTGCGACGCGCGGCGGTCGTCGCCGTGCCGACGCGATATCCGTGGGAGGGTCAGCCGCTCGCCATCCTGGAGGCGTACGCGAGCGGCTCGGTGGTTGCGGCGACCGATCACGCCGGGATCTCGGATGTCTTTGTCGTCGGGCGCAATGGGCCGCTGCTGGTCGGTGACACCCCGCAACAGATCGGAACATCACTCGCCGATGCGTTACGGTCGCTGCTCGATGACCCCTCCGGGTCCGCGGCGATCGCTCGCCATAACCGTGACCGGGCCGAGCTCTTCCGCCGGGATCGATTCGCCGACGAGGTGGTGCAGGTGCTCGAACACGCCGCAGCGGGGACGAGCGCCGGCCGTTAA
- the gmd gene encoding GDP-mannose 4,6-dehydratase produces the protein MTKRALITGITGQDGSYLAEFLLDQGYEVFGMVRRSSTVTFERIAHLQDDVTMVYADLLDQASMIEVLNKYRPDEVYNLAAQSFVPTSFSQPVLTGEVTALGVTRLLDAIRLVNPDIRFYQASSSEMFGKVVEVPQTESTPFYPRSPYGVAKLYGHWITINYRESYDLHASSGILFNHESPRRGLEFVTRKISYGVANIKLGRQSELRLGNLDAQRDWGFAGDYVKAMWLMMQQDTADDYVVSTGETHEVREFCQIAFGHAGLNWEDHVVVDPEFFRPAEVDLLIGDPTKARTRLGWEPETSFEQLVTMMVDADIAFLEGKLKGIS, from the coding sequence ATGACCAAGCGCGCGCTTATCACCGGTATCACGGGCCAGGACGGCTCCTATCTCGCCGAGTTCCTGCTCGACCAGGGCTATGAGGTCTTCGGCATGGTCCGGCGCTCCTCGACGGTGACCTTCGAGCGCATCGCCCACCTTCAAGACGATGTGACGATGGTGTATGCGGACCTGCTTGATCAGGCGTCGATGATCGAGGTCCTCAACAAGTACCGGCCCGATGAGGTGTACAACCTCGCGGCGCAGAGCTTCGTGCCCACCAGCTTCAGCCAGCCGGTCCTCACCGGTGAGGTCACCGCCCTCGGCGTGACCCGCCTCCTCGACGCCATCCGTCTGGTGAACCCCGACATCCGCTTCTACCAGGCCTCGAGTTCGGAGATGTTCGGCAAGGTCGTCGAGGTCCCTCAGACCGAGTCCACCCCGTTCTACCCGCGCAGCCCTTACGGCGTGGCGAAGCTGTACGGCCACTGGATCACGATCAACTACCGCGAGTCCTACGACCTGCATGCCAGCTCCGGCATCCTGTTCAACCACGAGTCGCCGCGCCGCGGCCTTGAGTTCGTGACCCGGAAGATCTCCTACGGGGTGGCCAACATCAAGCTCGGGCGCCAGTCCGAACTGCGCCTCGGCAACCTCGACGCCCAACGCGACTGGGGCTTCGCTGGCGACTACGTCAAGGCGATGTGGCTCATGATGCAACAGGACACCGCCGATGACTACGTGGTCTCGACCGGCGAAACGCACGAGGTGCGCGAGTTCTGCCAGATCGCTTTTGGCCATGCCGGGCTGAACTGGGAGGACCACGTCGTGGTCGACCCGGAGTTCTTCCGCCCCGCGGAGGTCGACCTGCTGATCGGGGATCCGACCAAGGCCCGAACCAGGCTCGGCTGGGAACCCGAGACGAGTTTCGAACAGCTCGTGACGATGATGGTCGACGCCGACATCGCCTTCCTCGAGGGCAAGCTCAAAGGCATCAGCTGA
- a CDS encoding NDP-sugar synthase, whose translation MRAVVLVGGFGTRLRPLTLATPKQMLPIGSVTMFERVIARLGAGGVTEAVVSLGFAPDRFTEAFPDGTCAGVRLHYAIEPEPLDTAGAIRFAARHAGVDETFLVVNGDVLTDLDYRWLVEQHRFLGGEATLHLIGVEDPSRFGVVDTAEDGSVRAFVEKPAPGTEPCNLINAGTYVMEPSVLDLIDEGRKVSVERETFPVLVERGTLKAVAYDTYWIDAGTPSAYLQACLDLIDGTRSNEAGVAADATVADGAVVEHSMVNPRASIGSGATIRDSIVMAGATIGADAVVEGSIVGAGARIGSGARVIGGAVIGHGETVADAATIDAVTVPDPSTWQ comes from the coding sequence GTGCGCGCCGTCGTGCTCGTCGGAGGGTTCGGAACGCGCCTGCGTCCGTTGACCCTGGCGACTCCGAAGCAGATGCTTCCGATCGGTTCGGTCACGATGTTCGAGCGTGTCATCGCACGGCTCGGCGCCGGTGGAGTGACCGAGGCGGTGGTGTCGCTGGGTTTCGCTCCCGACCGTTTCACCGAGGCATTCCCCGACGGGACCTGTGCGGGGGTGCGCCTGCACTATGCGATCGAACCCGAGCCGCTCGACACCGCCGGGGCGATCCGATTCGCCGCCCGCCATGCGGGGGTCGACGAGACGTTTCTGGTCGTCAACGGCGACGTGCTCACCGACCTCGACTACCGCTGGCTCGTGGAACAGCACCGATTCCTCGGTGGCGAGGCGACTCTGCACCTCATCGGCGTCGAGGATCCGTCGCGGTTCGGAGTGGTGGACACCGCCGAGGACGGTTCGGTGCGCGCGTTCGTCGAAAAGCCGGCCCCGGGAACCGAGCCGTGCAACCTCATCAACGCCGGCACCTATGTGATGGAGCCGTCGGTGCTCGACCTGATCGACGAGGGCCGCAAAGTGTCGGTCGAGCGCGAGACGTTTCCGGTGCTCGTGGAACGAGGCACCCTCAAGGCTGTGGCCTATGACACCTACTGGATCGACGCCGGCACGCCGAGCGCCTATCTCCAGGCCTGCCTCGACCTGATCGACGGCACGCGCTCGAACGAAGCCGGCGTGGCGGCCGACGCAACCGTGGCCGACGGTGCCGTGGTCGAGCATTCGATGGTGAATCCACGGGCGTCGATCGGGTCGGGGGCAACCATTCGTGACTCCATCGTCATGGCGGGGGCCACCATCGGTGCGGACGCCGTGGTCGAGGGATCGATCGTCGGGGCCGGAGCCAGAATCGGGTCAGGAGCCCGCGTGATCGGCGGGGCGGTGATCGGCCACGGCGAGACGGTCGCCGACGCAGCGACGATCGATGCCGTGACGGTGCCGGATCCGTCGACCTGGCAGTAG
- a CDS encoding class I SAM-dependent methyltransferase, which translates to MSENRWLQMIEQNPGHSEWYIERFRAMAAAGDDLDGEARLVDAMVPRGSRILDAGCGPGRVGGRLAALGHSVVGVDIDPALIAAAQGDHPAATWVSADLAEFNLEAMGLPHEFDLAVCAGNVMTFLDPTTRRDVLVRLHSHLAEGGRCVIGFGADRGYEFEEFRADAAAAGFGEELLLSAWDVRRFDASSTFLVAVLAR; encoded by the coding sequence ATGAGCGAGAACCGTTGGCTGCAGATGATCGAGCAGAACCCCGGCCATTCGGAGTGGTACATCGAACGGTTCCGGGCGATGGCCGCAGCGGGTGACGACCTCGACGGCGAGGCGAGACTCGTCGACGCGATGGTGCCGCGCGGTTCGCGGATTCTCGATGCCGGCTGTGGGCCGGGCCGGGTCGGTGGCCGCCTCGCCGCCCTCGGCCATTCGGTCGTCGGCGTCGACATCGACCCGGCGCTCATCGCGGCCGCGCAGGGAGATCACCCCGCCGCGACCTGGGTGTCCGCCGACCTCGCGGAGTTCAACCTCGAGGCGATGGGGCTTCCACACGAGTTCGACCTGGCCGTGTGCGCCGGAAATGTGATGACCTTCCTCGATCCGACGACCCGGCGCGATGTGCTGGTGCGATTGCATTCGCACCTCGCCGAGGGTGGTCGCTGCGTCATCGGGTTCGGCGCGGATCGCGGGTACGAGTTCGAGGAGTTCCGTGCCGACGCTGCGGCCGCTGGCTTTGGTGAGGAGTTGCTCCTGTCGGCGTGGGATGTCCGCCGGTTCGATGCGTCCTCAACGTTCCTGGTTGCCGTGCTCGCCCGTTAG
- the cofE gene encoding coenzyme F420-0:L-glutamate ligase: MSELRIFGVEGIGEITRGTDLASAICAAVELCDGDVIVVTQKIVSKAEGAMVEVDPDDPLSHKPIVERESRRILRRRGELIISETKHGFVCANAGIDLSNVDRGQAALLPDDPDRSARRIRDAIRGKFGVTVGVVVSDTFGRPWRRGVTDVAIGSAGIVAVLDLRGTVDAYGRELMVTEVCVVDELCGAADLVMGKSTGVPVAVVRGVDPSWLGDVGGGVLTDVVRSPADDLFR, encoded by the coding sequence ATGAGCGAACTGCGAATCTTCGGCGTCGAGGGCATCGGCGAGATCACCCGTGGAACCGACCTTGCCTCCGCAATCTGCGCCGCCGTCGAGTTGTGCGACGGCGACGTGATCGTGGTGACCCAGAAGATCGTCTCGAAGGCCGAGGGAGCCATGGTCGAGGTCGACCCCGACGATCCGCTCAGCCACAAGCCGATCGTCGAACGCGAATCGCGTCGAATCCTGCGCCGCCGCGGCGAACTCATCATCTCCGAGACCAAACACGGGTTCGTCTGCGCGAACGCCGGCATCGACCTCTCCAACGTCGACCGCGGCCAGGCCGCGCTGTTGCCCGACGACCCGGACCGCTCGGCGCGGCGCATCCGCGACGCCATCCGCGGCAAGTTCGGGGTCACGGTCGGGGTGGTCGTGAGCGACACCTTCGGACGCCCGTGGCGTCGCGGGGTCACCGACGTCGCCATCGGTTCCGCCGGCATCGTCGCGGTGCTCGACCTGCGCGGCACGGTCGACGCCTACGGCCGCGAGCTCATGGTCACCGAAGTCTGCGTGGTCGACGAGTTGTGCGGTGCCGCCGACCTCGTCATGGGCAAGTCGACCGGCGTGCCCGTCGCCGTCGTCCGGGGCGTCGATCCGAGCTGGTTGGGCGACGTCGGCGGAGGTGTTCTCACCGACGTCGTTCGCTCCCCCGCCGACGACCTTTTCCGTTAG
- a CDS encoding helix-turn-helix domain-containing protein, producing the protein MAGALAPIDLEHMRQHRALGDPTRHAVFVHLREAERPVDVAELTAKFGLNHNAIRQHLARLADAGLITDELRASTGPGRPAKLYRVVPGAAQRWGGTSPHETLADMLLEMVRTGRSALEIGRDTGRRLAADNAPAGSAVEILDGVARRLGFEPCVELTERGADIVLGRCPFVDPATTAPEIVCELHRGIAEGIAEATDTDDVIEDLVMRPPAAAGCRIRVASSN; encoded by the coding sequence ATGGCAGGAGCCCTCGCCCCAATCGACCTCGAACACATGCGACAGCACCGCGCACTCGGCGACCCGACCCGCCATGCCGTGTTCGTCCACCTTCGCGAAGCCGAACGCCCTGTCGATGTGGCCGAACTCACCGCCAAGTTCGGGCTCAACCACAACGCCATCCGCCAGCATCTGGCGCGTCTGGCCGACGCGGGTCTGATCACCGACGAGCTCCGGGCCTCCACCGGCCCGGGACGACCGGCAAAGCTCTATCGCGTCGTTCCCGGTGCGGCCCAACGTTGGGGCGGGACCAGCCCGCACGAGACGCTGGCGGACATGTTGCTCGAGATGGTCCGAACCGGACGCTCAGCGCTCGAGATCGGCCGCGACACCGGTCGTCGGCTCGCTGCAGACAACGCCCCGGCGGGTTCCGCCGTCGAGATCCTCGACGGGGTCGCTAGGCGACTTGGCTTTGAACCGTGCGTCGAACTCACCGAGCGCGGAGCCGACATCGTGTTGGGGCGCTGCCCGTTTGTCGACCCGGCCACCACAGCACCCGAGATCGTGTGTGAGTTGCACCGGGGCATCGCGGAGGGCATCGCCGAGGCGACCGACACCGACGACGTCATCGAGGACCTCGTCATGCGCCCACCCGCCGCCGCCGGGTGCCGCATCAGGGTCGCTTCGTCGAACTGA
- a CDS encoding GDP-mannose 4,6-dehydratase, translating to MKALITGASGFVGPHLAAHLEASGDEVVCTDRASGADVCDEAQIADVFATHRPEVVFHLAGDSDVGGSWHHPRSTFLANAVGTLNVMEAARAAGVRRVVAIGSADVYGKVAVDELPLTEHSALRPASPYAASKIAADAVTQQAWLGHGLETIRVRAFNHLGPGQSDRFVAPAIATRIARNELDAATSVPVGNLEARRDITDVRDVVRAYRLLAVSGEPGEVYNVCSGTTVAIAELAEQLVAMARHPMELVVDESLLRPVDIPVLCGDNTKLCERTGWEPELSLTTTLSDLMDDCRARLAASV from the coding sequence GTGAAGGCTCTGATCACCGGCGCCTCCGGTTTCGTCGGACCGCACCTCGCCGCACACCTCGAAGCCTCCGGCGACGAAGTGGTCTGCACCGACCGTGCAAGTGGGGCCGACGTGTGTGACGAGGCCCAGATCGCCGACGTGTTCGCGACCCACCGGCCCGAGGTCGTGTTCCACCTCGCCGGAGACAGCGACGTCGGCGGAAGCTGGCACCACCCACGCTCCACGTTCCTCGCGAACGCCGTCGGAACGCTCAACGTGATGGAAGCGGCTCGGGCCGCCGGCGTTCGGCGGGTTGTCGCCATCGGCAGCGCCGACGTGTACGGCAAGGTGGCCGTCGACGAGTTGCCGCTCACCGAACACTCGGCGTTGCGTCCGGCAAGTCCCTATGCGGCCTCGAAGATCGCGGCCGACGCCGTCACCCAGCAGGCGTGGCTCGGACACGGGCTCGAAACGATCCGCGTGCGGGCGTTCAACCATCTCGGTCCGGGGCAGAGCGACCGGTTCGTCGCCCCGGCGATCGCCACCCGTATCGCCCGAAACGAACTCGACGCCGCAACCTCGGTGCCGGTCGGCAACCTCGAGGCCCGCCGAGACATCACCGACGTCCGCGACGTGGTTCGCGCCTACCGCCTCCTCGCCGTGAGCGGCGAACCCGGCGAGGTCTACAACGTCTGCAGCGGCACCACGGTCGCGATCGCCGAACTCGCCGAACAACTCGTCGCCATGGCCCGCCACCCCATGGAGCTCGTGGTGGACGAATCGCTGCTTCGCCCGGTCGACATCCCCGTGCTGTGCGGCGATAACACCAAATTGTGCGAGCGCACCGGCTGGGAGCCGGAGCTCTCACTCACCACCACCTTGTCCGACCTCATGGACGACTGCCGCGCCCGACTCGCGGCCTCGGTGTGA
- a CDS encoding glycosyltransferase family 4 protein, with product MKLLVICPHYAPDVAPTGEVMTSIASALVERGHRLDIVTALPWYRKHDIEPGWDHKLTQTETTPWGSITRLHPFPTNKSNIWARALAFGGFTGVATLVSMFRRERPDAVLVMSPPLILGIAGWLAARRFRVPMVFNIQDVFPDVAVEVGAITNSKVIAVARWLERFLYLRSDAVTVLSDDLRDNLRTKIGRRNPDRVRVIPNFVDTERIAPADRMTTYRKEFGLGDRTVVMYAGNVGYSQSLDLLVGAARRFADRRDVVFVVNGEGSGLNEVRGSADGLDNIVFAGLQPKERLVEVLASADIHTVLLKRGLARSSVPSKMYSILAAGRPCVASVDSDTEVERSIRAANAGVSVPPEDLDAFCEALEPLLDDAEERRDMGASGRRWVENWASPAAVAEAYERLFEELIDRRSRS from the coding sequence GTGAAGCTGCTCGTCATCTGCCCCCACTACGCCCCCGATGTCGCCCCAACCGGCGAAGTCATGACGTCGATCGCGTCGGCGCTCGTTGAGCGCGGGCATCGCCTCGACATCGTGACCGCGCTGCCGTGGTACCGAAAGCACGACATCGAACCCGGCTGGGACCACAAGCTCACCCAGACCGAGACGACGCCGTGGGGCTCGATCACCCGCCTGCACCCATTCCCGACGAACAAGAGCAACATCTGGGCTCGGGCGCTCGCCTTCGGCGGGTTCACCGGGGTCGCGACCCTGGTGTCGATGTTTCGCCGCGAACGCCCCGACGCGGTGTTGGTGATGTCGCCCCCGCTGATTCTTGGGATCGCCGGGTGGCTGGCGGCTCGCCGGTTTCGTGTGCCGATGGTGTTCAACATCCAAGATGTGTTCCCCGACGTCGCGGTCGAGGTGGGAGCGATCACGAATTCGAAGGTGATCGCCGTCGCCAGGTGGCTCGAGCGGTTCCTGTATCTGCGCTCCGACGCCGTCACCGTGCTGAGCGACGACCTGCGGGACAATCTGCGAACCAAAATCGGTCGCCGGAACCCCGACCGGGTGCGGGTGATCCCGAACTTCGTCGACACCGAACGCATCGCCCCCGCCGACCGCATGACCACCTACCGCAAGGAGTTCGGCCTCGGCGATCGCACCGTGGTGATGTATGCGGGCAACGTCGGATACTCCCAGAGCCTCGACCTCCTCGTCGGCGCGGCGCGTCGATTTGCCGATCGTCGCGATGTGGTGTTCGTGGTCAACGGGGAAGGGTCCGGGCTCAACGAGGTCCGCGGGTCGGCGGACGGCCTCGACAACATCGTGTTCGCCGGGCTCCAACCCAAGGAACGCTTGGTCGAGGTCCTGGCCTCCGCCGACATCCACACCGTGCTGTTGAAACGCGGACTCGCGCGCTCAAGCGTTCCGTCGAAGATGTACTCGATCCTCGCCGCGGGGCGCCCCTGTGTTGCCTCGGTCGACTCCGACACCGAGGTTGAACGTTCGATTCGTGCAGCCAACGCTGGAGTATCGGTTCCCCCTGAGGACCTCGATGCGTTCTGCGAGGCGCTTGAGCCGCTCCTCGACGACGCCGAGGAGCGGCGTGACATGGGGGCGTCGGGGCGACGGTGGGTGGAGAACTGGGCGTCGCCCGCGGCGGTCGCTGAGGCCTACGAACGTCTCTTTGAGGAACTGATCGATCGTCGATCCCGCAGTTGA